Within Dysgonomonas sp. HDW5A, the genomic segment GTGAAGCAGAGTATCTACAAGCTGTAAGAGAAGTATTGATCTCTATAAAAGATGTTTATGAACAACACCCTCAGTTCGAGAAGGCTCAGATTATAGAGCGACTTGTTGAGCCCGATCGTGTATTGATGTTTAAGGTTCCATGGGTGGATGATAAAGGAAATATCCATGTGAATACCGGTTATAGGGTTCAGTTTAATAATGCAATAGGTCCCTATAAAGGAGGTTTGCGGTTTCACCCCTCTGTAAATCTTTCCATAATGAAATTTCTGGGTTTTGAGCAAACCTTTAAAAATGCTTTAACTACACTGCCGATGGGTGGAGCCAAAGGTGGTTCAGATTTTAACTGTAAAGGAAAATCAGACGGTGAGGTGATGCGTTTCTGTCAGTCTTTTATGCTCGAATTGTGGCGTAATATTGGTCCTAATACTGATGTGCCGGCCGGAGATATAGGCGTTGGTGCTCGCGAAATTGGTTACTTGTATGGAATGTATAAGAAATTAGCACGTGAAAATACCGGATCTTTTACAGGTAAAGGGCTCGAATATGGCGGTTCGCTTATACGTCCTGAGGCTACGGGTTTTGGAGGTCTTTATTTTGTAAAAGAAATGCTTGCCACTAAAGGAACTACTATTGAAGGTAAAACGGTTGCTATATCGGGCTTTGGCAATGTTGCATGGGGAGCTGCTCTCAAGGCTACGGAATTGGGGGCTAAAGTAGTCACTATATCGGGTCCTGATGGATATATTCATGATCCCGAAGGTCTTTCTCCTGAAAAGATAGACTATATGCTTGAATTGCGTTATACAGGAGAGGATATTGTTGCCCCTTATGCAAAAGCTTTTCCCGAAGCTAAATTTTATGAAGGAAAACGTCCTTGGGAGCAAAAAGTGGATATTGCTCTTACATGTGCTATTCAAAATGAGCTTGGAGAAGATGATGCAAAGCAACTTCTGGCAAATGGAGTACAATGTGTAGCCGAAATATCGAATATGGGATGTACCGAAGAGGCGATTAAATTATTTATAGAGAATAAAATCCTTTTTGCACCCGGTAAAGCTGTAAATGCGGGAGGTGTTGCAACATCGGGCCTGGAGATGACTCAGAACGCTATGCATTACCAATGGACAGCAGACGAGGTCGATCAAAAGCTTCATCAAATAATGTACAGTATACATGATCAATGTGTAAAGCATGGAGCAGAAGCCGATGGTTATGTAAATTATGTAAAAGGTGCGAATATCGCCGGATTTATGAAGGTTGCAAGGGCTACTATCGCTCAGGGTATAATTTGATTAATGGCTCTCAATATATCGTAAGAAGAATCTCTGTATTAAAGATACAGAGATTTTTTTGATTTTATAATTTCGATATCAGTTGCTCTAATTTTTTCGCTGTAAGTATTTCTTGTGTGTAAAACTTTCCATCAACAAAAACACTGTAGGTTGTCACTGGACAAAAATGAGATTGAGCTTCTTCTCTTGATTTTATTTGATGAATCCGTATCGGAATATTCGAAGTTAAGATAGTTGGTTTTAGAAGCTCTATATATGGCGTGGTGAATGGGCATTGTGCTGTATAAAATATATCCACGCCTTTTATCTCCTCAGGAAATCCTTTTTTCGCAGATTGGGTAAACTTAGGTAATTCTGCTTTATTGTCAAAGCGTTTAGCCAATAGTTCGAAGTAGGGTGGGGCTGAGTCAACAACTTCATAACCAGATTTTAAATAGAATGATTTGTCTGATAAAAATGGCTTTTTTTTATTTGAACTTACAAGCAAAACTCCTTTCATTTTAAGCCTTTTTGCTTCGTCTTCGCATTCTTTCAACAATTCCGCACCATAACCTTTTCCTTTATAACTGCCCGATACCCAATGACAATTTATTAGCATATATCCTTTTGCTTCGATAGGCATCCAGCCCATTTCAACGGGAATATATTCAATAAAGACTTTGCCTCTTGCGTTTAATTTTTTTAATTTTAAACCTTCATTTATTCTGTCTTTAAGCCATGATTTTTTGGCTGTTACACCTATGTTGGTAGCTTTGCTGTCAATAGCACAACAAAGATGTTCTTTTTCTATATTCTGATTGGTTAGCGTAATTATATCCATACCTTCTATTATTGTAATAATATGACAAATATAGGTAAACTCTTATAGGCATAAATCTTCGTTGTTATTATTTATCAGTAAAATCGCATATGAAGTGTTTTAGTGTGTTGTTTATCAGTGTTTTATGTTTTTTTTGCTATCTGTATTTTTTTATAGTCTTAATTTGTCCCATTTCACCGTTATGTATATAATTGATATACTTATATATATATGTGTATTAATGTTTATAATGAGCTATTTATGTTGATTATGTAGTTTTGCTAAAAAATATTAGTGAATTAGTTGTCTTGGTTGTTAAAATGCCCCGTTGAAATCAGTCATATTGGTTCATTTATTGCCCTAAATACTTCTGTTATAGATATGATTTTTTAGCAAAGCTTTGTTATTTATTAGTTTAGTACTAAAATGGTTCATATTTCTGAGCATATAGTTTTATATCTTTATTTTTAATTATTGATTATCTGGTCTATTTCTTGTATCGATGAAAAGGGGTATTTCTATTTTTAATATTTGGATACTTGTATATGTTTAATATGTGTTTATTTATCTGTTTTATAATGTGTTAAATGATTTGTTGTCTTCTTTGTATTTCTTTGTTTTACAGTAGAATATAGGCTTAAATAGTCGATTTCATCGGTGTATTATGTGTTATTTCTTATTTTACTTATTTGGATTCATAATTTTATTTTTTATTTGCTAAATATAATAGTCTATTACGTCGTTCTATACAGATGTATTATTTATCTCGTTGTTGTTAATAACAGTTGTATATGTAGCTATAGTATATGATATAGTCTATTGTTCATTAGCTGTTTATCTGTGTAGATGTATTCTGTTTAATGAATCTGTTTTAATACCATTGAACTAGATATCGTTTTATACAAAGAGGTATTTCTAAAGAAAAATCATTTTGTCATTTAGTGATAATATGAACTATCGATGGTTTACAATTGTTCTTATGTATATAAACTGTTGATTACAACTCAAAAAATATAACATATGTCTGAAAAGAAAGATAATTTTGTTGAAAAACAAACCTTAGAGGAATTAAGAAAACTAAAGAGAGAGAACCGACGTCGCCGAGGAATGCTTTTTATTACTGCGTTACAGATCACTTCTTTAATCGCTTTTTATTATTTGGGGCGTTCATCTCATCAGAAAGATTGATGATTGATTTCCTGATAAAGAAAAAAACGCTTTGCTGATAATTCAGCAAAGCGTTTTTTGTAATAGTCTGTTTCTGATTAGTTTCTAAACTCCAGTTCACCATCTTTTATATCGACGGTGATAGGGTTTGATTTGTCTACGGATTGAGCTAATAAGCGTTTTGATAACGTGTCAAGTACCTGACGTTGTATTACACGCTTCACAGGACGGGCTCCGAATTCAGGATCGTATCCTTTATGAGCAATCCATGCTATGGCTGCATCCGAAAATTCAAGTCTCACACCATTTCCTCGGAGTAGTTTGACTAGACCTTCTAATTGAATCTTCACAACCTTTTCTATATCCTTTTCCGTCAATGGTTGGAACATAATTATTTCGTCAATCCGATTCAAAAACTCAGGACGGATATTCGATTTCAGCATACTTAAGACTTCTTTTTTTGTTGTCTCTACAACTTCGTCATGATTTTCGGGGGTTATAGTTGCAAAGTTCTCTCTTATCAGTCCCGATCCCATATTAGAAGTCATTATGATAATCGTATTTTTGAAATTGACTACACGACCTTTATTGTCAGTCAGACGACCATCATCCAATACTTGCAGCAGTATATTGAATACATCAGGATGTGCTTTTTCTATCTCATCAAACAGTACGACAGAGTATGGCTTGCGTCGAATAGCTTCGGTCAATTGTCCACCTTCGTCATAACCTACATATCCGGGAGGTGCTCCGATAAGGCGGGTTGCACTGAACTTTTCCTGATATTCGCTCATGTCGATGCGGGTCATCATATTTTCGTCGTCAAACAAAAACTCAGCTAAAGCCTTTGCTAATTCGGTTTTACCCACTCCGGTAGTTCCCAAAAAGATGAATGATCCGATAGGACGTTTTGGGTCTTGTAAGCCTGCTCGACTTCGACGTATAGCATTCGAGATTCCTATAATAGCCTCGTCCTGACCTACTACACGCTCGTGGAGTTCATCTTCTAGGTTGAGTAATTTCTCACGTTCGCTTTGGAGCATTTTATTCACAGGAATACCTGTCCATCGGGATACTACATCGGCAATGTCAAAGGCGTCAACCTCTTCTTTTACCATGGCAGTGCTACCTTGCATGTCATGCAATTGAGTCTGTAATTTGACTATCTCGGCTTCGAGTTCTTTTATTTTACCATAGCGAAGTTCGGCAACTTTTCCGTAATCGCCTTCACGTTCGGCTTTGTCTGCCTGAAATTTAGCATCTTCAATCTCAATTTTGTTATGCTGAATTTTATTGATGACATCCTTTTCCGATTGCCATTTAGCTTTGAGGTCTTTTTCCTCTTCTTTCAGGTTGCTGATTTCTTTACTTAGTTCAGCTTCTTTATCTTTATCGTTTTCACGCTTGATAGCTTCCCTCTCAATTTCTAGCTGTTTGATGCGGCGGCTTTTTTCATCTAGTTCTTCGGGAACCGAATCTACCTCCATACGAAGTTTTGCTGCCGCTTCGTCCATCAAATCAATTGCCTTGTCGGGTAAAAAACGATCGGTAATATAACGGCTCGAAAGTTGAACTGCCGAAATTATTGCTTCGTCTTTGATACGTACCTGATGGTGATTTTCGTATTTCTCTTTTAACCCTCTAAGTATTGAGATTGTATCCAACTCACTGGGTTCATCCACCATCACAATCTGGAAACGACGTTCGAGAGCTTTATCTTTTTCGAAGTACTTTTGATACTCATCTAAGGTGGTAGCACCAATCGAGCGGAGTTCACCACGTGCAAGAGCCGGTTTTAATATATTGGCAGCATCCATGGCTCCTTCGCCTTTTCCTGCTCCTACTAAAGTGTGTATTTCGTCGATGAAAAGGATGATTTCGCCTTCTGATTTGGTTACTTCATTTACCACAGACTTAAGACGTTCTTCAAACTCTCCTTTGTATTTTGCACCGGCAATCAGGGCACCCATATCCAGTGAATAGATTTGCTTGCTTTTGAGGTTTTCGGGTACATCTCCACGAATAATCCGGTAAGCTAATCCTTCGGCAATGGCTGTTTTACCTGTACCGGGTTCACCTATTAGTATAGGGTTATTTTTGGTACGGCGACTCAATATTTGTAATACGCGGCGGATTTCTTCGTCACGACCTATTACAGGGTCTAGTTTACCATCTCTGGCTCTTTGTGTCAGATTAATAGCAAATTTTTCGAGTGACTGATAAGTATCTTCTGCCGATTGACTGTCTACTTTACTTCCTTTGCGAAGTTCGGTGATAGCATGTTTCAAACCATTTTCGGTGATACCTGCATCTTTCATTATTTGAGAAGCTGTACTTTTTTCGGCAAGTATTCCCAATAGAATATGTTCGATGGATACGTACTGATCGTCCATTTTTTTAGCCAGATCAGTTGCTTTTTGCAATGCAGCATTGCTTTCTCTGCTCAGATAGGGTTCTCCTCCCGTTACTTTAGGATAAGAGTCTATTTGCCTTTCGAGAAGTATACTTAAGTTTTGAGGATTTACTCCTTGTTTCTGAAAGAGAAAATTGACAATATTATCACCTGTTAAAATGGCTGATAATAATAGGTGTGTAGTTTCTACCGATTGTTGATTTCTCTCTCTGACGATCTCAATTGCTTTTTGTAAAGTTTCTTGAGATTTAATAGTAAAGTTATTGAAATTCATATATTATATCTCCTTTCTTTAGTTCGTTTATGTTTTGTTTATTAATTGATCTGCAAATTATTTGCCATAGCTTGTTTTGTGTCAAAATGTCAGATTTAGAGTTCTGGATAAAAAAAGAGCATAGCCTTATGTGGCTATGCTCAGACAATATATCGCATTATCGCTTACTTATTGTTTTAATGCTTTATTAATAGCTTCTTTAGCCAAAGGTTCCATAATATGATATCCCTCTATGTTGGGATGCACACCGTCTTCTCCGTATTTTACGTCAAGACCATTGTCTTTATCTTTGAGTGCTGTGTGATAATCGATATAGGGAATGTGATTTGCATCGGCATAATTTTTAATTCTGCTATTCAGGTCTGTTACTTTACCGGCTACATCTGTAATGTCGGGATTCCAACGAAAATGATTGGTCGGAAGTACCGATCCCAGAACAACTCTAATGTCATTAGCTTGTGCCAATTGAACCATTGATATTATATTCCCTAATGTAATTTCAGGATCATATACGTTGGCATTTTCTGCAATATCATTTGTACCTGCATTTATAACAACTACGCGTGGTTTTAGTTTAATTACATCTTCTCTCATTCTGAGTAGCATTTGGGCACTTATTTGTCCGCTGATGCCTCTTCCCTCATAATTATTGTTCGTGAAAAAAACAGGATCAAGAGTTACCCAACCTTCGGTAATGGAGTTTCCGATAAATACTGTTTCGATTTGCTTTTTAGCTTCCACAAGTTCTTTGTTATTGGTTTTATAACGGTTAATATTTGCCCAATCGCGGTTTTGTGCGTGCAGCACCACTGTTGTAAAAAGAAGGGCAGAGATAAATAAAGCCTTTAAAATTGATGTTTTCATGTTTTGTTTATTGGTATTCCGGTATATATTAGCAATGAAAAATAGCTCGTAATCGAACTTAAAAGTATAAAAAAAATAGAAATGTGCATCAAATTTTTAATACAGGGTTCTATTTTCTGAAATTTATCAGTAGAATATTGAAGTCTGTCCGAAATAAAATTTTTGTGCAAAAAAAATATCTATAATGTTATACCTTTGACAATAAACTCTATTTTCCTAAAATATGATGCAAATTCATCAGCAGATAAAGTATCTGATTGTAGAAGACGAGCGATTGGCGTACGAGGAGTTGAAACGTATGGTTACTCATCTGCGTCCTGAATATGTTCTTTCCGAACGGACAGAGACTGTAGGGCAAACTGTTTCTTTCCTGAAAAACAATACGGTGGATCTTATTATGCTCGATATACGATTGGCGGACGGAGATTGCTTCGAAATATTCAATTATATTTCGATTAATACGCCTATTATTTTTACTACAGCTTATGACGAGCATGCGGTGCAAGCTTTCAAATTAAATAGTATCGATTATTTGTTGAAGCCTATAGAAGAGAATGATCTGACAAGTGCTTTGATAAAATATGAGCAGTTTTATCAATCGAAACAATCATCTTTTGATTATAAACAGTTGGGCGAAATAATAACACAAAAGGTAAAGAGCCGTTTTTTGATTCAGAAGGGCGATTCTTATTTTTATATTGAGGCTAAGGACATTGCTTTCTTTTATAGTGAGGATAAAGCTGTATTTCTTCATTCATTTGATAATAAACGCTACATTATTGATTATACGTTGGATGAATTGGATAAGCTTCTGGGGAAATCTATATTTTTTAGAGTCTCGCGCAATTGCATAACCAATATAAAGGCAATCAGAAATATTTCGAAGTTTTTTAATAGCCGTCTTAAACTCTCTTTTCAACCGGAATGCCCTCACGAAGTTTTAGTCAGCAGGGTACGGGTTTCCGATTTTTTGAAATGGGTTGATGATGTTGAATAACACAAGCGGAATAAATATGAAAACTGAAAAACACCCTATTGTCATTTTTGTAATATTGGTTGCACT encodes:
- the gdhA gene encoding NADP-specific glutamate dehydrogenase, whose translation is MDINNILSSLEAKHPGEAEYLQAVREVLISIKDVYEQHPQFEKAQIIERLVEPDRVLMFKVPWVDDKGNIHVNTGYRVQFNNAIGPYKGGLRFHPSVNLSIMKFLGFEQTFKNALTTLPMGGAKGGSDFNCKGKSDGEVMRFCQSFMLELWRNIGPNTDVPAGDIGVGAREIGYLYGMYKKLARENTGSFTGKGLEYGGSLIRPEATGFGGLYFVKEMLATKGTTIEGKTVAISGFGNVAWGAALKATELGAKVVTISGPDGYIHDPEGLSPEKIDYMLELRYTGEDIVAPYAKAFPEAKFYEGKRPWEQKVDIALTCAIQNELGEDDAKQLLANGVQCVAEISNMGCTEEAIKLFIENKILFAPGKAVNAGGVATSGLEMTQNAMHYQWTADEVDQKLHQIMYSIHDQCVKHGAEADGYVNYVKGANIAGFMKVARATIAQGII
- a CDS encoding N-acetyltransferase; amino-acid sequence: MDIITLTNQNIEKEHLCCAIDSKATNIGVTAKKSWLKDRINEGLKLKKLNARGKVFIEYIPVEMGWMPIEAKGYMLINCHWVSGSYKGKGYGAELLKECEDEAKRLKMKGVLLVSSNKKKPFLSDKSFYLKSGYEVVDSAPPYFELLAKRFDNKAELPKFTQSAKKGFPEEIKGVDIFYTAQCPFTTPYIELLKPTILTSNIPIRIHQIKSREEAQSHFCPVTTYSVFVDGKFYTQEILTAKKLEQLISKL
- the clpB gene encoding ATP-dependent chaperone ClpB, translating into MNFNNFTIKSQETLQKAIEIVRERNQQSVETTHLLLSAILTGDNIVNFLFQKQGVNPQNLSILLERQIDSYPKVTGGEPYLSRESNAALQKATDLAKKMDDQYVSIEHILLGILAEKSTASQIMKDAGITENGLKHAITELRKGSKVDSQSAEDTYQSLEKFAINLTQRARDGKLDPVIGRDEEIRRVLQILSRRTKNNPILIGEPGTGKTAIAEGLAYRIIRGDVPENLKSKQIYSLDMGALIAGAKYKGEFEERLKSVVNEVTKSEGEIILFIDEIHTLVGAGKGEGAMDAANILKPALARGELRSIGATTLDEYQKYFEKDKALERRFQIVMVDEPSELDTISILRGLKEKYENHHQVRIKDEAIISAVQLSSRYITDRFLPDKAIDLMDEAAAKLRMEVDSVPEELDEKSRRIKQLEIEREAIKRENDKDKEAELSKEISNLKEEEKDLKAKWQSEKDVINKIQHNKIEIEDAKFQADKAEREGDYGKVAELRYGKIKELEAEIVKLQTQLHDMQGSTAMVKEEVDAFDIADVVSRWTGIPVNKMLQSEREKLLNLEDELHERVVGQDEAIIGISNAIRRSRAGLQDPKRPIGSFIFLGTTGVGKTELAKALAEFLFDDENMMTRIDMSEYQEKFSATRLIGAPPGYVGYDEGGQLTEAIRRKPYSVVLFDEIEKAHPDVFNILLQVLDDGRLTDNKGRVVNFKNTIIIMTSNMGSGLIRENFATITPENHDEVVETTKKEVLSMLKSNIRPEFLNRIDEIIMFQPLTEKDIEKVVKIQLEGLVKLLRGNGVRLEFSDAAIAWIAHKGYDPEFGARPVKRVIQRQVLDTLSKRLLAQSVDKSNPITVDIKDGELEFRN
- a CDS encoding GDSL-type esterase/lipase family protein; its protein translation is MKTSILKALFISALLFTTVVLHAQNRDWANINRYKTNNKELVEAKKQIETVFIGNSITEGWVTLDPVFFTNNNYEGRGISGQISAQMLLRMREDVIKLKPRVVVINAGTNDIAENANVYDPEITLGNIISMVQLAQANDIRVVLGSVLPTNHFRWNPDITDVAGKVTDLNSRIKNYADANHIPYIDYHTALKDKDNGLDVKYGEDGVHPNIEGYHIMEPLAKEAINKALKQ
- a CDS encoding LytTR family DNA-binding domain-containing protein; translation: MQIHQQIKYLIVEDERLAYEELKRMVTHLRPEYVLSERTETVGQTVSFLKNNTVDLIMLDIRLADGDCFEIFNYISINTPIIFTTAYDEHAVQAFKLNSIDYLLKPIEENDLTSALIKYEQFYQSKQSSFDYKQLGEIITQKVKSRFLIQKGDSYFYIEAKDIAFFYSEDKAVFLHSFDNKRYIIDYTLDELDKLLGKSIFFRVSRNCITNIKAIRNISKFFNSRLKLSFQPECPHEVLVSRVRVSDFLKWVDDVE